From a region of the Teredinibacter turnerae genome:
- a CDS encoding DUF3612 domain-containing protein — MKDTKSLMRKAHFLGTKIRNLRKRNNLTIEDLSSRCIKVDAESAPSVSYLSMIERGKRVPSESMLEVIARVFEKPPEWFLDEAPEDDDLTPVKSSSAGGITGIPLEPNFLFSNEILQIAIPELLSQTGTTGRQFAHLLIRAHQEHYQNHFPDLERAAENIGKKQLPLNHQALHDIIRQMGLELAWFDTPGADVREEIWHNENCIVTSYYDPRGTVFINRILEAWPMRYKYDLAVHIGHCVLHDKDAYKTVLVAGHGQSSTLMEDDAFSHQSSSVNSQDILHAWRDFECSFFAGALLCPKVPFRQMLDRYSYEVDVSKLVDVSESVAMRRMTAVSPYPHWHYFDAYPPGKLKAVYRGNGIPLPWGNMRSVKDPCQHWSVFRMINTPVKGTASQLSILNVNGSPRIYCCESKYVEDLAGQNHVLCAGIDLNPAIEAQGKDAHTLAQELKAICVRSGGSAPVPAAIKRDLTTVARILNIAWVSRGIEGDARLICPRGTECPRVPSCYDGCEHTAP, encoded by the coding sequence ATGAAAGATACCAAGAGCCTGATGCGTAAGGCGCATTTTCTCGGTACCAAAATTCGCAATTTACGCAAACGCAATAATTTAACCATCGAGGATTTATCCTCCCGATGTATCAAGGTGGACGCTGAATCTGCGCCTTCGGTATCTTATTTATCGATGATTGAGCGCGGTAAGCGAGTGCCAAGCGAATCCATGCTTGAGGTGATCGCGCGCGTATTTGAAAAACCGCCCGAATGGTTTCTCGACGAAGCCCCGGAAGATGACGACCTGACGCCGGTTAAAAGTAGCAGTGCCGGCGGCATTACGGGCATTCCGCTGGAACCCAATTTTTTATTTTCCAACGAAATTCTTCAAATCGCGATACCCGAGTTACTTTCTCAAACCGGCACAACCGGCCGTCAGTTTGCTCACCTGCTTATTCGCGCCCATCAGGAGCACTATCAAAATCATTTTCCCGATTTAGAGCGCGCGGCTGAAAATATTGGCAAAAAGCAACTGCCGTTAAATCACCAAGCGCTGCACGATATTATTAGACAGATGGGATTGGAGCTTGCGTGGTTCGATACCCCGGGCGCCGACGTGCGCGAGGAAATCTGGCATAACGAAAACTGTATCGTAACGTCCTATTACGATCCGCGCGGCACGGTGTTTATCAACCGTATTTTGGAAGCCTGGCCCATGCGCTATAAGTACGACTTGGCGGTACACATTGGTCATTGCGTACTACACGACAAAGACGCCTATAAAACAGTACTGGTTGCGGGCCACGGGCAAAGCAGCACACTCATGGAAGATGATGCGTTTAGTCACCAGTCGTCATCGGTGAATTCACAGGATATTCTGCACGCATGGCGTGACTTCGAATGCAGTTTTTTTGCCGGTGCGCTCCTGTGCCCGAAAGTGCCCTTTCGTCAAATGCTCGATCGCTACAGCTACGAAGTGGATGTGAGCAAATTGGTGGATGTTTCTGAATCGGTTGCGATGCGCCGTATGACAGCGGTATCACCCTACCCTCACTGGCATTATTTCGATGCCTACCCACCGGGCAAGCTTAAAGCGGTGTACCGGGGCAATGGCATACCTTTGCCCTGGGGCAATATGCGCAGCGTCAAAGACCCTTGCCAGCACTGGTCCGTTTTTAGAATGATCAACACACCAGTGAAAGGCACCGCGTCGCAACTTTCGATTCTTAACGTCAATGGCAGCCCACGTATTTACTGCTGTGAATCCAAATATGTTGAAGATCTGGCCGGACAGAATCATGTTCTCTGCGCGGGTATTGATCTCAACCCCGCCATCGAAGCGCAGGGTAAAGACGCACACACACTAGCGCAGGAACTCAAAGCCATTTGCGTGCGTAGTGGCGGCTCAGCCCCCGTACCCGCAGCCATTAAGCGCGATCTCACCACAGTCGCCCGCATACTCAATATCGCCTGGGTATCGCGCGGTATTGAAGGCGACGCAAGGCTCATTTGCCCGCGCGGCACCGAATGCCCACGCGTGCCCAGTTGTTACGACGGTTGCGAACACACCGCGCCATGA
- a CDS encoding isocitrate lyase: MNTYTNEIKNINRTLEQQGASWSAINAESVARMRLQNRFATGLDIARYTAKIMREDMAAYDRDPANYTQSLGCWHGFVGQQKMISIKKHFGATKGRYLYLSGWMVAAMRSEFGPLPDQSMHEKTAVPDLINELYTFLKQADARELHHLFKELDKARAGRDHVRERYVQKAIDGFQTHVVPIIADIDAGFGNEEATYLLAKKMIEAGACCIQIENQVSDAKQCGHQDGKVTVPHEDFLAKIHAVRYAFMELGVEDGVIVARTDSLGAGLTQKIPVSTSAGDLAQQYNAYIDGEAISDLRDLAPGDLLLAQGDGCIKVKRLANGLVKFKPDTGEDRVVLDCITSLQHGADLLWIETEKPHIGQIAGMVNRIRAQVPNAKLVYNNSPSFNWTLNFRQQVFDAWQQEGRDLSEYHRENLMSVEYDTTPLAQEADERIRTFQRDAAQQAGIFHHLITLPTYHTAALSTDNLAKSYFGDQGMLAYVETVQRQEIRQSLACVKHQDMSGSNIGDDHKEYFSGGQALKAAGEANTMNQFS; the protein is encoded by the coding sequence ATGAACACTTACACTAACGAAATTAAAAACATCAACCGTACACTTGAACAGCAGGGTGCCAGCTGGTCGGCGATCAATGCCGAGAGTGTCGCCCGTATGCGGTTGCAAAACCGATTTGCAACAGGGCTGGATATTGCACGCTACACGGCAAAAATTATGCGAGAAGACATGGCCGCATACGACCGTGATCCGGCAAACTATACGCAATCGCTAGGCTGCTGGCACGGCTTTGTCGGGCAACAAAAAATGATTTCGATTAAGAAACATTTCGGTGCAACCAAGGGTCGCTATTTATACCTTTCCGGATGGATGGTGGCAGCGATGCGCTCGGAGTTTGGTCCCTTGCCAGACCAGTCCATGCACGAGAAAACGGCGGTGCCCGATTTAATTAATGAGTTGTACACGTTTTTAAAGCAGGCGGATGCACGCGAACTACACCATTTATTTAAAGAGCTGGATAAAGCTCGCGCCGGGCGCGATCACGTGCGCGAGCGCTATGTGCAAAAAGCCATCGACGGTTTTCAAACTCACGTGGTGCCCATAATTGCGGATATAGACGCAGGTTTCGGCAACGAGGAAGCAACCTACTTACTCGCGAAAAAAATGATTGAAGCCGGCGCCTGCTGTATTCAGATAGAAAATCAGGTATCGGATGCGAAACAGTGCGGCCATCAGGACGGCAAAGTCACCGTTCCCCACGAGGATTTTCTCGCTAAAATTCATGCGGTGCGTTACGCCTTTATGGAACTGGGAGTCGAAGACGGTGTGATTGTTGCGCGCACCGATTCGCTCGGGGCGGGTCTTACGCAAAAAATACCGGTGTCCACCAGCGCTGGCGATCTAGCGCAGCAGTACAACGCGTATATTGATGGCGAGGCGATTTCCGATTTGCGCGACCTTGCACCGGGTGACCTGCTGCTGGCACAAGGCGATGGCTGTATCAAAGTTAAACGGCTGGCGAACGGCTTGGTGAAATTTAAACCCGATACAGGCGAAGATCGGGTGGTGCTGGATTGTATTACTTCGTTGCAACACGGTGCCGACCTGCTGTGGATCGAAACCGAGAAGCCGCATATTGGCCAGATCGCCGGGATGGTGAATCGCATTCGCGCGCAGGTGCCTAATGCCAAGCTGGTGTACAACAACAGTCCGTCTTTTAACTGGACACTTAACTTTCGCCAGCAGGTGTTTGATGCCTGGCAGCAGGAAGGCCGCGATCTTAGCGAGTATCACCGTGAGAACCTGATGAGTGTGGAATACGATACTACGCCTCTGGCGCAGGAAGCGGACGAACGGATTCGCACCTTTCAGCGCGATGCGGCACAGCAAGCGGGTATTTTCCATCATTTGATTACATTGCCCACCTACCACACGGCAGCCCTGTCCACAGACAATCTGGCGAAATCCTATTTTGGCGACCAGGGAATGTTGGCCTATGTAGAGACTGTGCAGCGCCAGGAAATCCGCCAAAGCCTGGCCTGTGTTAAACACCAGGATATGTCTGGCTCAAATATCGGCGACGATCACAAAGAATATTTTTCTGGCGGTCAGGCGCTCAAGGCGGCG
- a CDS encoding metallophosphoesterase family protein codes for MNTKAFGLVAVCLIFSTLAGCGGDNDDSGGGSLEPTGEPTPNVSPTPDPTSTPTPAPSPTAEPTPVPTVEPTSTPTPTPAPFSIGLLPDTQGGSDSAGQAHVAMHPMAEVLKQQNDAGVDMVIALGDLTDNGSTLEFAEWRSVAEPYAQAGIEFLPVMGNHETSYAYTVEWIRNMRDFIPEDAVHMPGYEWVNYYVVRENVLIIGLAYYNLPVAFEWIKDVYAQHENSVDHVVVASHDGLIGAKYGQTREQIVDGTKDDNWVYDVQPQIRDFFADIDAIYVQGHEHQYQRSVISAKTMLTTYPSGSTPSGGNYRMDVYTQIMAGNASYKGYEFRYGERDLVQAIIAQKNATMSNGSASFDVNSSVLQFDGARVDYWSWFATHTAKSNADDQAFAADWTLLDTFSRTTNRCEALIYPDSIPEGTRPVMVLQTEYISDDCIADDGTLARLVGGTNATFNRTNTRTRDLEYTPGISRAESLNDLLRLAYQWLFQVHESWSPNLNSAARVIPDAGEDLILIPETSIDLKEHVSLSWLPAEGTLSDSLVISGLQNQTGMFQGAYGTPMDLELDAGLAMSSPTGDAKAPVTLPATASKHWDISDAVADTYAVEFIQPDSLTGAATLAKRVGDSWVPLASAACVISAAWDSSVFTSAPARDGDCSTMPLVGYDQATGAWWAVLDHDIELALIAAQ; via the coding sequence ATGAATACAAAAGCTTTTGGGTTAGTGGCAGTTTGCCTGATTTTTAGCACGCTTGCCGGGTGTGGGGGCGATAATGATGATTCCGGTGGGGGCTCTCTGGAACCCACCGGTGAACCGACACCAAACGTCTCTCCTACCCCAGATCCAACGTCTACGCCCACTCCAGCCCCATCCCCTACAGCAGAACCGACGCCAGTGCCTACGGTAGAGCCGACGTCCACACCGACTCCTACTCCCGCGCCGTTTTCTATTGGTTTATTGCCGGATACCCAGGGCGGGTCTGACTCGGCCGGGCAGGCTCACGTGGCTATGCACCCCATGGCCGAGGTGCTCAAGCAGCAGAATGATGCCGGTGTGGATATGGTTATCGCGTTGGGAGACCTGACAGATAACGGTTCGACCCTGGAATTTGCTGAATGGCGCTCGGTGGCCGAGCCGTATGCGCAGGCGGGTATTGAATTTTTGCCGGTCATGGGCAACCACGAAACCAGCTATGCGTACACCGTTGAATGGATTCGCAACATGCGGGACTTTATTCCCGAAGACGCGGTTCATATGCCCGGTTATGAATGGGTTAACTATTATGTGGTGCGCGAGAATGTGTTAATTATCGGGCTTGCTTACTACAATCTGCCAGTGGCGTTTGAGTGGATTAAGGACGTGTACGCGCAGCACGAAAACAGCGTCGATCACGTGGTGGTGGCCAGCCATGATGGACTGATTGGTGCTAAATACGGCCAGACTCGGGAGCAGATTGTCGACGGTACCAAGGATGACAACTGGGTCTACGATGTGCAGCCGCAAATTCGTGATTTCTTCGCGGACATTGACGCGATCTATGTGCAGGGCCACGAGCACCAGTATCAGCGGTCGGTTATCAGCGCGAAAACCATGTTGACGACATACCCCTCTGGTTCGACTCCCAGCGGCGGCAACTACCGGATGGATGTGTACACCCAGATTATGGCGGGCAACGCTTCTTACAAGGGCTATGAGTTCCGTTACGGCGAACGCGATCTGGTGCAGGCGATTATTGCCCAAAAGAATGCAACCATGAGTAATGGCTCTGCCAGTTTTGATGTGAACTCATCGGTTCTGCAGTTTGATGGCGCGCGGGTTGATTACTGGTCCTGGTTCGCAACGCACACCGCTAAGAGTAATGCGGATGATCAGGCGTTTGCTGCCGACTGGACGCTATTGGATACGTTTAGCCGCACGACCAACCGTTGTGAAGCGCTGATTTATCCAGATTCGATTCCGGAAGGCACGCGCCCGGTCATGGTGCTGCAAACGGAATATATTTCGGACGACTGCATTGCCGACGACGGTACCCTGGCGCGCCTGGTAGGCGGCACCAACGCCACCTTCAATCGCACCAACACCCGTACCCGCGACCTCGAGTACACGCCGGGCATCTCGCGTGCAGAAAGCCTGAACGACCTGCTGCGCCTGGCTTACCAATGGTTGTTCCAGGTACACGAAAGCTGGTCGCCCAATCTAAACAGCGCTGCGCGTGTTATTCCCGATGCGGGTGAAGACCTTATCCTGATCCCGGAAACATCGATTGATTTGAAAGAGCATGTGAGCCTGAGCTGGTTGCCTGCCGAAGGTACGCTGAGTGACAGTTTGGTGATCAGTGGCCTGCAAAATCAGACGGGTATGTTCCAGGGTGCCTATGGCACGCCGATGGATCTCGAACTGGACGCAGGCCTGGCCATGTCCAGCCCTACGGGCGATGCAAAAGCCCCGGTGACCTTGCCAGCCACGGCAAGCAAACACTGGGATATCAGCGATGCGGTTGCCGATACCTATGCGGTGGAATTTATCCAGCCCGATTCACTAACAGGCGCGGCTACTCTGGCTAAGCGCGTCGGCGATAGCTGGGTGCCTTTGGCGTCTGCTGCGTGCGTGATTTCTGCAGCCTGGGACAGCAGCGTGTTCACCAGTGCCCCCGCGCGGGATGGTGATTGCAGCACCATGCCGCTGGTTGGCTACGATCAGGCGACCGGTGCCTGGTGGGCGGTACTGGATCACGACATCGAATTGGCGCTGATTGCAGCGCAATAG
- a CDS encoding RHS repeat domain-containing protein, which yields MKLEVIASAVNAVLQLSTVLKKLDDKRIGVYCGLIILFCFGVSSQAEPQLFFVHSDHLNTPQMLTDQNGQVVWKVESQTPFGVVVVNEDVDQDGQAIEFNIRFPGQYYDSETGLSYNYYRTYDSSLGRYIQSDPIGLDGGINTYGYVEGNPLIYTDPYGLQVDSVSQTCSKDPLHPACSGTKLPKPKPPKPSPKKSPIKPDKRKGLWACAVVACCNDNIPGNCPTDHTQQCKQAVWASYSRNDAIKSAESIAKIRLGCQAKHVTVRCTGPKGENYHRGG from the coding sequence ATGAAATTAGAAGTAATAGCCAGTGCAGTGAACGCAGTATTGCAGTTGTCCACCGTACTCAAAAAGCTGGATGATAAACGGATTGGCGTATATTGCGGTTTAATTATCTTGTTTTGCTTCGGCGTTAGTTCTCAGGCAGAACCACAGTTATTTTTTGTCCACAGCGATCACCTAAATACTCCCCAAATGCTAACCGATCAAAACGGGCAGGTGGTGTGGAAGGTGGAAAGCCAGACACCGTTTGGTGTTGTCGTGGTTAACGAGGATGTTGATCAAGATGGGCAGGCGATAGAGTTTAATATCCGCTTTCCGGGGCAGTATTATGATTCTGAGACGGGTTTAAGTTATAACTACTATCGGACTTATGATTCGAGTTTGGGGAGGTATATTCAGAGTGATCCGATTGGGTTGGATGGGGGGATTAATACCTATGGGTATGTGGAGGGGAATCCGTTAATTTATACAGACCCGTATGGATTACAAGTAGACTCTGTGAGTCAAACTTGCTCCAAGGATCCGTTACATCCTGCGTGCTCTGGTACTAAGCTTCCTAAGCCAAAGCCGCCAAAACCATCTCCCAAAAAATCTCCTATTAAACCTGATAAGAGGAAAGGTTTATGGGCTTGCGCAGTTGTTGCCTGTTGTAATGACAATATACCGGGCAATTGTCCTACCGATCATACGCAACAATGTAAGCAGGCGGTGTGGGCTTCGTATTCAAGAAACGATGCAATAAAGTCAGCAGAAAGCATCGCTAAAATCAGACTTGGCTGCCAAGCAAAACATGTTACCGTAAGATGCACTGGGCCAAAAGGTGAAAATTATCATCGAGGAGGATAA
- a CDS encoding malate synthase G, with the protein MKLSLKNSSYMDANFYNFINEDVLPLAGVSRADFWRELEVLVDRFSPENQQLLLQRDALQAQIDEWHKSHQGELFDSARYTAFLTKIGYLEPEVDDFQVTTENVDAEIAQLAGPQLVVPLKNARFALNAANARWGSLYDALYGTDVIPYDAGLKPGKRYNPARGQQVIQAGRDFLDEIFPLETGSHHNVSSYVVYYQHLLAFFADGGETGLQDPGQFVALNGHKENPESILLKNNGVHVELVFDRHGEVGKNDLANLQDIQIEAALTTIMDCEDSVAAVDAEDKLEVYRNWLGLVRGDLTAVFDKGGVAHTRRMNCDRVYTAGDGEEYRLPGRSLMLVRNVGLAMNCDIMQTSQGEFVPEGIIDAVVTGLIGAIDIRDSGRKKRNSRTGSVYIVKPKLHGSREVAFTCALFSAVEALVGLTPNTLKIGIMDEERRTTLNLKACIREARERVVFINTGFLDRTGDEIHTSMHAGAFMPKAWLKEQPWITAYENNNVDVGLACGLPGHGQIGKGMWPMPDEMEKMMASKIAHPRAGANTAWVPSPTAAVLHALHYHRVDVAEVQDGLRERAQAARAEMLQIPLLSAEDSLSVADIERELENNIQGILGYVVRWVELGIGCSKVPDINDIGLMEDRATLRISSQHIANWLLHGLCTRQQLDTLLLRMAAVVDAQNAATDGYQPMATDPATNLAFQAARDLIVLGAEQPNGYTEHLLQKYRLQQKQRA; encoded by the coding sequence ATGAAGCTGTCACTGAAAAATTCTAGCTATATGGATGCAAACTTTTATAACTTTATAAATGAGGACGTGCTGCCTCTGGCTGGTGTTTCCCGCGCGGACTTCTGGCGCGAATTGGAAGTACTGGTCGACAGGTTTAGCCCGGAGAATCAACAACTGCTATTGCAACGGGATGCGTTGCAAGCGCAAATTGATGAGTGGCACAAATCACACCAGGGTGAATTGTTCGATTCTGCGCGTTACACCGCTTTTTTAACAAAGATTGGTTACCTGGAACCGGAAGTGGACGATTTTCAGGTAACGACCGAAAACGTGGATGCAGAAATCGCTCAGCTTGCTGGCCCACAGCTGGTGGTGCCGTTAAAAAATGCCCGCTTTGCGCTGAACGCTGCTAATGCGCGCTGGGGCAGCCTTTACGATGCTCTGTACGGCACCGATGTGATTCCTTACGACGCGGGCCTGAAGCCGGGCAAGCGCTATAACCCCGCACGGGGGCAGCAGGTCATTCAGGCTGGGCGCGATTTTCTCGACGAAATTTTCCCACTGGAAACCGGATCTCACCACAACGTTAGCAGTTATGTGGTGTATTACCAGCATCTGCTCGCGTTTTTCGCCGATGGCGGCGAAACCGGTTTACAGGACCCGGGCCAGTTTGTGGCACTGAATGGTCACAAGGAAAATCCTGAATCGATCTTATTAAAAAATAACGGGGTGCATGTGGAGCTGGTGTTCGACCGCCATGGTGAGGTCGGCAAAAATGATCTTGCGAACCTGCAGGACATTCAGATTGAAGCGGCGCTTACCACCATTATGGATTGCGAGGATTCTGTTGCTGCCGTCGATGCGGAAGACAAGCTGGAGGTGTATCGCAACTGGCTGGGCTTAGTGCGCGGAGACTTAACAGCGGTATTCGACAAAGGCGGTGTCGCCCATACACGGCGCATGAACTGCGACCGGGTGTATACCGCTGGCGATGGTGAGGAATATCGGCTGCCGGGCCGCTCGCTGATGCTGGTGCGCAATGTGGGCCTGGCGATGAACTGCGACATTATGCAGACCAGTCAGGGCGAGTTTGTACCCGAAGGTATTATTGATGCGGTGGTGACCGGTTTAATTGGTGCTATCGACATTCGCGATAGCGGGCGCAAAAAACGCAACAGTCGCACGGGCAGTGTGTATATCGTTAAACCCAAGCTACACGGTTCGCGGGAAGTGGCTTTTACCTGTGCACTTTTTTCTGCAGTGGAAGCATTGGTAGGGCTAACGCCGAACACATTAAAAATTGGCATTATGGATGAAGAGCGCCGTACCACGCTCAACTTAAAAGCCTGCATTCGAGAAGCTCGTGAACGGGTGGTTTTTATCAATACTGGATTTCTCGATCGTACCGGAGACGAAATTCATACCAGTATGCACGCGGGTGCATTTATGCCAAAAGCTTGGCTGAAAGAACAACCATGGATTACCGCTTACGAAAATAACAATGTGGATGTTGGCCTGGCGTGCGGGCTTCCTGGACACGGCCAGATCGGTAAAGGCATGTGGCCAATGCCGGACGAAATGGAAAAAATGATGGCGAGCAAAATCGCGCACCCGCGCGCCGGGGCCAATACGGCCTGGGTGCCCTCACCAACTGCGGCGGTGTTGCATGCACTGCACTATCACCGGGTGGATGTTGCCGAGGTACAGGACGGTCTGCGTGAGCGAGCACAGGCAGCGCGCGCCGAAATGTTGCAGATTCCGTTGTTATCCGCAGAGGACTCCTTGAGTGTGGCAGATATTGAACGCGAGCTGGAAAACAATATCCAGGGGATTTTGGGCTATGTGGTGCGCTGGGTTGAACTGGGAATTGGCTGCTCCAAAGTGCCGGATATCAACGACATTGGCTTGATGGAAGACCGCGCAACTTTGCGTATTTCCAGTCAGCACATTGCCAACTGGCTCCTCCACGGCCTGTGCACTCGGCAACAACTCGACACACTTTTGCTGCGCATGGCCGCAGTGGTAGACGCGCAAAACGCGGCTACCGATGGTTACCAACCCATGGCGACCGACCCCGCGACCAACCTGGCCTTTCAAGCGGCACGCGACCTTATTGTATTGGGCGCCGAACAACCGAATGGCTATACCGAGCATTTACTGCAGAAATACCGATTGCAGCAAAAGCAGCGGGCTTAA
- a CDS encoding transposase — protein MCGEDFSTGESYDHRKQWIVSRLKFLSYIYAIDICAYAVMSNHYHVVLHVDKSRAQSWSRTEVVERWMQLYSCDMLVSRWLKAPATLDEAQRDAVYLKIETWRERLFDIGWFMRGVNETIARMANAEENCKGRFWEGRYKSQALLDEAALLSCMAYVDLNPVRAGMEESLDTSDFTSIQQRLAEFASKKRQLKKHPELAERTEKQIRLKADLKLHKQPEAPLMVFDGSSHTDIHVALPFTEQDYLRLVDETGRVLRVDKRGAIPDIIKPIIERFGIDPKNWLEHVQNFSRRYGRCAGHVVRMRAYVERYGLRAAKGVGISKAMYRAAL, from the coding sequence TTGTGTGGGGAGGATTTTTCTACGGGTGAGAGCTATGATCACCGCAAGCAATGGATTGTTTCCCGCCTTAAATTCCTGTCATATATTTACGCTATTGATATCTGTGCCTACGCGGTCATGAGCAATCATTACCACGTGGTGTTGCATGTGGATAAAAGCCGTGCGCAGAGCTGGTCACGTACCGAGGTTGTTGAGCGGTGGATGCAGCTTTATAGCTGCGATATGTTAGTGAGCCGCTGGTTAAAAGCGCCTGCAACCTTGGACGAGGCGCAGCGCGATGCCGTCTATTTAAAAATCGAAACCTGGCGTGAGCGGCTGTTTGATATTGGCTGGTTTATGCGTGGCGTCAATGAAACTATTGCGCGCATGGCCAATGCGGAAGAAAATTGTAAAGGCCGTTTTTGGGAAGGGCGATATAAAAGCCAGGCGCTGTTGGACGAGGCCGCTTTACTCAGTTGTATGGCCTATGTGGATTTAAATCCAGTCCGCGCAGGAATGGAAGAAAGCCTGGATACCAGTGATTTTACGTCCATTCAGCAGCGTTTAGCTGAATTCGCCAGCAAAAAACGACAACTTAAAAAACATCCGGAACTGGCCGAGCGCACCGAAAAACAAATACGCTTAAAAGCAGATTTAAAACTGCATAAACAGCCGGAAGCGCCGCTGATGGTATTCGACGGGTCCAGTCATACGGATATTCATGTGGCCTTGCCATTTACTGAGCAGGATTATTTACGCCTAGTAGATGAAACCGGCCGGGTTTTACGTGTAGACAAGCGCGGTGCCATACCCGATATCATAAAACCCATTATCGAGCGTTTTGGCATAGATCCAAAAAACTGGCTCGAACACGTGCAGAATTTCTCTCGCCGCTACGGCCGCTGTGCTGGGCATGTTGTGCGTATGCGCGCGTATGTGGAGCGCTATGGTTTACGTGCTGCGAAAGGGGTGGGTATTTCCAAAGCGATGTACCGGGCTGCATTATAA
- a CDS encoding WG repeat-containing protein, giving the protein MSLYDIQIDGKTGFINKNGKVIIQPEWDTKVSWFSDGFCPVIVNGKQGFINEQGILKIEPIYDEVEIFSEGLAPVKNDGLWGYINIDGSLSVNFQFDDADVFSKGLAAVKFGDKWGYVDSQGVLVIEPQFDTAYDFNDEGMAKVEISQNYGWIDSKGGFIWMCDI; this is encoded by the coding sequence ATGTCGCTGTACGATATACAAATTGACGGAAAAACTGGTTTTATAAATAAAAATGGAAAGGTGATAATTCAGCCAGAGTGGGATACGAAAGTGTCTTGGTTCTCAGATGGCTTTTGTCCTGTAATTGTAAATGGCAAACAGGGGTTTATTAATGAGCAGGGCATATTAAAAATTGAGCCTATATACGATGAAGTTGAGATATTTAGCGAAGGGCTGGCACCAGTTAAAAATGACGGACTTTGGGGATATATCAATATAGATGGAAGCCTTTCGGTTAATTTTCAATTTGATGACGCTGACGTGTTTTCAAAAGGTCTTGCGGCTGTAAAGTTTGGAGATAAGTGGGGTTATGTAGATTCTCAGGGAGTTTTGGTGATTGAGCCACAATTTGATACCGCTTATGATTTTAATGATGAAGGAATGGCGAAAGTTGAAATTTCTCAGAACTACGGCTGGATAGATAGTAAAGGTGGTTTCATTTGGATGTGCGATATTTAG